The Tripterygium wilfordii isolate XIE 37 chromosome 17, ASM1340144v1, whole genome shotgun sequence genome has a window encoding:
- the LOC119981928 gene encoding seed lectin alpha chain-like: MFLFLFLFAFLNQASSFTPAPSPFPQITTGFSFPSFTPASCSDGNLTCTGSVTSHDGYLSLTPEPQPGYPTLPLNQVGRVLYKYPLLAWPAVILTKFTFRILTSLYSTESADGLTFIMAPDSSPSPSDSYGSYLGIMDPAQDGHAGGQLAVEFDTYKNTGDLDANHIAVVTKSVIHPIQARSLNDTGIDLKSGRDIKVLIVLDGRTKSIRVHVGYAFDPIGETFLEVPIDIPNTLPSFIYVGFTASTGLLIERHQILNWNLASFPINK; this comes from the exons atgtttctgtttctgtttctctttgcttttcttaacCAAGCTTCTTCATTCACCCCAGCTCCTTCTCCATTCCCTCAAATCACCACTGGTTTCAGCTTTCCTTCATTCACCCCAGCAAGTTGCAGTGATGGTAACTTAACTTGCACGGGTTCAGTTACCAGTCACGACGGCTACTTAAGCCTAACCCCAGAGCCACAACCAGGTTATCCAACCTTACCACTAAATCAAGTTGGCAGGGTTCTATACAAATACCCTTTGCTTGCGTGGCCAGCGGTGATCCTCACTAAATTCACGTTCAGGATTCTTACCTCCCTTTATTCAACTGAATCTGCAGACGGACTAACATTTATTATGGCACCAGACAGTAGTCCCTCGCCATCTGACAGCTATGGTTCCTATCTTGGAATAATGGATCCAGCACAAGACG GCCATGCTGGTGGTCAATTAGCTGTGGAGTTTGACACTTACAAGAATACAGGTGATTTGGATGCAAATCACATTGCGGTTGTCACAAAAAGTGTAATACATCCGATTCAAGCTAGGAGTCTCAATGATACCGGAATTGACCTGAAAAGTGGAAGAGACATCAAGGTTCTAATAGTATTGGATGGGAGGACAAAGTCCATTAGAGTTCACGTTGGATATGCATTTGATCCAATAGGTGAGACTTTTCTTGAGGTGCCTATTGACATCCCAAATACCCTGCCAAGCTTCATCTATGTGGGATTCACAGCATCAACAGGGCTTCTCATTGAGCGCCATCAGATTCTCAACTGGAATTTAGCATCATTTCCAATCAATAAATGA
- the LOC119981927 gene encoding anti-H(O) lectin 1-like, with protein MQLNQVGRVLYKYPVFAWPAYIYSTFTFRILTSPYSTESADGLTFIMAPNSSPSPADSFGSYLGIMDPAQDGRAADQLAVEFDTYKNTFDFDGNHVSIDTKSVIHPIQVRSLNDTGIDLKSGRDIKVLIVLDGSTKSIRVHIGYASDPIGETFLEVPIDIPNTLPSFIFVGFTASTGHLTERHQILNWKLTSFPINS; from the exons ATGCAACTAAATCAAGTTGGCAGGGTTCTATACAAATACCCTGTGTTTGCGTGGCCAGCATATATCTATTCTACGTTCACGTTCAGGATTCTTACCTCCCCTTATTCAACCGAATCTGCAGATGGGCTAACATTTATTATGGCACCCAACAGTAGTCCCTCACCAGCTGACAGCTTTGGTTCCTATCTTGGAATAATGGATCCAGCACAAGACG GTCGCGCTGCTGATCAATTAGCGGTGGAATTTGacacttacaagaatacatTTGATTTCGATGGCAATCATGTATCGATTGACACAAAAAGTGTTATACATCCAATTCAAGTTAGGAGCCTCAATGATACCGGAATTGACCTGAAAAGTGGAAGAGATATCAAGGTTCTAATAGTATTGGATGGGAGTACAAAGTCCATTAGAGTTCACATTGGATATGCATCTGATCCAATAGGTGAGACTTTTCTTGAGGTGCCTATTGACATCCCAAATACCCTGCCAAGCTTCATCTTTGTGGGTTTCACAGCATCAACAGGGCATCTCACTGAGCGCCATCAGATTCTCAACTGGAAGTTAACATCATTTCCAATCAATTCATAA